The Prevotella fusca JCM 17724 genome includes a window with the following:
- a CDS encoding DUF6707 family protein: protein MEDLLNGISTEFLHRMPFGELFKDWNISKAGAEERLEYLMYAAYCAYFDKKDATAKQFLSILTKEEFEGNYDKWTWTEGAILLQIHLDNYANHRLKEKLKTTLDYAESEAVRKICRKAFQRRAKGFLLNKREFPFQEEDKRVDFLKVIPYFSELIFIRTFNESDLTDEQLSLKMSLIEDKITQVISSYK, encoded by the coding sequence ATGGAAGATTTACTTAACGGAATCAGCACAGAGTTCCTTCATCGTATGCCTTTTGGAGAGCTCTTCAAAGATTGGAACATCTCAAAAGCGGGTGCAGAGGAAAGGTTAGAATACCTGATGTATGCAGCCTATTGCGCTTATTTCGACAAGAAGGACGCTACTGCAAAACAGTTTCTGAGCATCCTGACAAAAGAAGAATTTGAGGGAAACTATGATAAATGGACTTGGACAGAAGGGGCTATCCTTCTGCAAATTCATCTGGATAATTATGCAAACCATCGGTTAAAAGAGAAGCTAAAAACTACCTTGGACTATGCAGAAAGTGAGGCTGTAAGGAAAATATGCAGAAAAGCATTCCAAAGAAGGGCTAAGGGTTTCCTGCTAAACAAGAGGGAATTCCCTTTCCAGGAGGAAGATAAGAGAGTGGATTTTCTTAAAGTCATCCCATATTTTAGCGAACTTATATTCATAAGAACATTCAATGAAAGTGACCTCACCGATGAGCAACTGTCATTAAAGATGTCATTGATAGAGGATAAGATAACGCAGGTTATTTCTTCTTATAAGTAA
- a CDS encoding MarR family winged helix-turn-helix transcriptional regulator yields the protein MAYDQLKLHSQLCFRLYTASRLITQTYYPLLDKLGITYPQYLVLMVLWEKDGLKVMELARRLYLDSNTMTPLVQRMEKVGLVNRVKNEKDARETFVSLTKHGKELEEMAKDIPFCMVDKVLGGAEGQERIKPVTQELDGIIARLSEQRTKAKEAAYTRLREERATLRK from the coding sequence ATGGCATACGACCAATTAAAACTCCACAGCCAACTCTGTTTCAGACTGTACACAGCCAGCCGACTTATCACACAGACGTATTATCCATTGCTCGACAAACTGGGCATCACCTATCCGCAATACCTCGTACTGATGGTGCTGTGGGAGAAAGACGGATTGAAAGTAATGGAACTTGCACGACGCCTTTATCTCGATTCAAACACGATGACACCGCTTGTCCAGCGCATGGAAAAGGTAGGGCTTGTCAACCGTGTAAAAAATGAAAAGGATGCACGTGAGACCTTTGTTTCGCTTACCAAACACGGAAAGGAACTGGAAGAGATGGCCAAGGACATCCCCTTCTGCATGGTTGACAAGGTGCTTGGAGGAGCGGAGGGACAGGAAAGAATCAAGCCTGTTACACAGGAGCTTGACGGTATCATTGCACGTCTTTCCGAGCAGCGCACCAAGGCAAAGGAGGCTGCCTATACAAGGCTCCGTGAGGAACGTGCCACGTTGAGGAAATAA
- a CDS encoding zinc-binding metallopeptidase produces MKKNILALSLLAAVAAGFTACSDEDLSSESVIKPSKTAETVFDKWLHKNFVVPYNIQVQWRYEDNESDMSYYDVPADSAQSVELAHIIKYTCVEAYTQAAGIDFTRRYFPKLFSFLGEFEFENSGSFKLGTAEGGKKIRLLGVNHLDEYKNNRTYLDEYYLKTIHHEFVHIVNQTKDYPREFGKVTPGGYVNDSWSSSKYGTGFEQRGFVTAYSQKEEREDIAEMVSTYIISTKEQWDAILKKAVIVDANGKAVSDQPGVTAINKKLEICKRYYKESFNIDLDKVRDAVIERENDVVSGSYNLTNLN; encoded by the coding sequence ATGAAGAAGAATATATTGGCATTGTCGCTATTGGCAGCTGTCGCAGCAGGCTTCACTGCTTGTTCGGACGAAGACCTGTCAAGTGAGAGCGTCATCAAGCCCTCAAAGACGGCAGAGACTGTCTTTGACAAGTGGTTGCACAAGAACTTCGTCGTACCTTATAACATTCAGGTTCAGTGGCGTTATGAGGATAACGAGTCGGATATGTCTTACTATGATGTTCCTGCCGACTCTGCCCAGTCAGTTGAACTGGCACACATCATCAAGTACACCTGTGTAGAGGCTTACACGCAGGCAGCCGGCATCGACTTCACACGCCGCTACTTCCCGAAGCTCTTCAGCTTCCTCGGTGAGTTCGAGTTTGAGAACAGCGGGTCGTTCAAGCTGGGTACTGCCGAGGGCGGAAAGAAGATCCGTCTCCTGGGTGTGAACCATCTGGATGAGTACAAGAACAACCGTACCTACCTGGATGAGTATTATCTCAAGACCATCCACCACGAGTTCGTGCACATCGTCAACCAGACGAAGGACTATCCGCGCGAGTTCGGAAAGGTTACGCCGGGCGGTTATGTCAACGACTCATGGAGCTCAAGCAAGTACGGAACAGGCTTCGAACAGCGTGGCTTCGTAACTGCCTATTCGCAGAAGGAAGAGCGTGAGGACATTGCCGAGATGGTAAGTACTTATATCATCTCTACCAAGGAGCAGTGGGATGCTATCCTGAAGAAGGCTGTCATCGTCGATGCAAACGGCAAGGCGGTGAGCGACCAGCCGGGTGTGACTGCCATCAACAAGAAGCTCGAGATATGCAAACGTTACTACAAGGAGTCGTTCAATATCGACCTTGACAAGGTGCGTGATGCGGTTATCGAACGTGAGAACGACGTTGTCAGCGGCAGTTATAATCTGACAAATCTTAATTAA
- a CDS encoding SMI1/KNR4 family protein produces the protein MEFEQTEQQLTTAELAAFEQQFNIKLPMAFKEHYLKHNGGYPPYEYVKGIANVLTINGFYPIKYGRLPVEKIIADYGKSGIVFDGKIPFAYDNGGNMYLISLEADTYGHIFIIETEFLEDKNYTLVSKSFTDFLGSFH, from the coding sequence ATGGAATTTGAACAAACAGAACAACAACTGACAACCGCTGAATTAGCTGCTTTTGAACAGCAGTTCAACATCAAACTTCCGATGGCTTTCAAAGAGCATTATCTGAAGCATAACGGCGGCTACCCTCCATACGAATACGTGAAAGGAATTGCGAATGTTCTTACCATAAACGGTTTCTACCCTATAAAATACGGGCGGCTGCCTGTCGAGAAGATAATAGCTGATTACGGTAAAAGCGGCATTGTCTTTGACGGGAAAATACCCTTTGCCTACGATAATGGTGGCAATATGTATCTCATATCGTTAGAAGCAGACACGTATGGGCATATATTCATCATTGAAACGGAGTTCTTGGAGGATAAGAACTACACTTTGGTGTCAAAGTCATTCACTGATTTCCTGGGTTCATTTCATTGA
- a CDS encoding HAD-IA family hydrolase, producing the protein MSIKNKLQTLSFRTGVIVLLMCVPFYVLSFAQMFLPVSTATKGILLTVFFGLAKSFQYGGIAILGKEGYKRVKGYFRRKKAQENNEAPTYSEPVRCCPDLFSNPDILAGIRLVIFDFDGTLGDSQQLITDTMLATIEKLNLPERTREECARTIGLPLKECFSSIIPMTDEQAEQCAETYREIFNVKNVPGAVTAFPGVKETLERLSERGIKMSIASSRSHHSLASLVQDLKLSSYITYLIGADNVTNQKPAAEPVTRTLHHFNVEAHETLVVGDTEFDILMGRNAGTHTCGVTYGNGSRESLEEAGAEWIMC; encoded by the coding sequence ATGTCAATCAAAAACAAACTACAAACGCTCTCTTTCCGCACAGGTGTCATCGTGCTGCTTATGTGCGTACCTTTCTATGTCCTTTCCTTTGCCCAGATGTTTCTGCCAGTGTCAACTGCCACGAAAGGAATACTGCTGACCGTGTTCTTCGGACTGGCAAAGAGCTTTCAATATGGCGGCATTGCAATCCTTGGAAAGGAAGGATACAAGCGTGTGAAAGGTTATTTCCGACGGAAGAAGGCACAGGAAAACAACGAAGCACCGACATACAGTGAGCCCGTCCGCTGCTGTCCCGACCTCTTCTCCAATCCCGATATTCTCGCAGGAATCCGTCTTGTCATCTTCGACTTCGACGGAACTCTCGGCGACTCGCAGCAGCTTATCACCGACACGATGCTTGCCACAATCGAGAAACTCAACCTGCCCGAACGTACCCGTGAGGAGTGTGCCCGCACGATAGGCTTACCGCTGAAGGAATGCTTTTCCTCTATCATCCCCATGACCGACGAGCAGGCGGAACAGTGTGCCGAAACCTATCGGGAGATATTCAATGTGAAGAACGTTCCCGGTGCCGTGACTGCCTTTCCCGGCGTCAAAGAAACCCTTGAAAGGCTGTCGGAACGGGGTATAAAGATGTCTATTGCAAGCAGCCGAAGCCACCACTCCCTCGCCTCTCTTGTACAGGATTTAAAGCTATCCTCATACATCACCTATCTCATTGGTGCCGACAATGTTACGAATCAGAAACCGGCAGCAGAGCCCGTCACCCGTACCCTGCATCACTTCAATGTAGAGGCTCACGAAACACTTGTCGTAGGTGACACCGAGTTTGATATTCTCATGGGACGGAATGCAGGTACACATACCTGTGGTGTGACCTACGGAAACGGAAGCCGGGAGAGTCTGGAAGAAGCAGGTGCAGAGTGGATAATGTGTTAA
- a CDS encoding BACON domain-containing protein, translated as MKKIFNIGFLFAVAAGFVACSDDNDAGSSYLRENPVQVVSSNLFFNANAQKGGVKFTAPAGSTVSVSETWATAELKNDSVVVSVTNNAAVDSRSAVLTIKNGADSTNVPILQTGAVFKYTGEKYYVVSDEATTLTLPYTKVGAEPAISLADNGDAPVVASTEDKGNAFVAHFNANTTGEVRTVNLVLKNQDKCDTIMVTQGSLNDFIGKEYHLYGYDLLKLTSSTKSMDELVTQISGKLVKVSDSEVALDVNNSEMELHFGFDPSTLSFSIKGNDVILKETAASGVTLRKTAIWDKDFYAALAKLFNQATQAHSAGKLSDDEYNSFVGSTVPAIFDIFASRYLSMSAPMLASKEDGVVMGLFADSGTNADFIGKQKGLGELGFPINNFNANMLGVYEYTRVGQKDKFKKPLLLLQVPLLYHMLPQGSNAKPADLLRERAKVSLPMLKAMAKV; from the coding sequence ATGAAAAAGATATTCAATATCGGTTTCCTCTTTGCTGTCGCTGCAGGCTTCGTTGCCTGCAGTGACGACAACGATGCGGGTAGCAGCTACCTGCGCGAGAACCCTGTACAGGTGGTCAGTTCAAACCTCTTCTTCAATGCCAATGCACAGAAGGGTGGTGTGAAGTTTACCGCACCTGCCGGCTCAACGGTATCCGTCAGTGAGACATGGGCTACTGCCGAGCTGAAGAACGATTCTGTAGTTGTCAGTGTTACCAACAATGCGGCTGTTGACAGTCGTTCTGCTGTGCTGACAATCAAGAACGGAGCTGACTCGACAAATGTCCCAATCCTCCAGACCGGGGCTGTCTTCAAGTACACGGGTGAGAAGTATTACGTTGTCAGCGATGAGGCAACAACACTCACACTGCCTTACACGAAGGTGGGAGCAGAGCCTGCCATCAGTCTTGCCGACAATGGCGATGCACCAGTAGTAGCATCAACCGAGGACAAGGGTAATGCTTTCGTGGCGCATTTCAATGCCAACACAACGGGCGAGGTGCGCACAGTCAATCTTGTTCTGAAGAATCAGGACAAGTGTGATACCATCATGGTAACACAGGGAAGTTTGAACGATTTTATCGGAAAGGAATATCATCTCTATGGGTATGACCTGCTGAAACTCACGTCTTCTACTAAGAGTATGGATGAACTCGTAACCCAGATTTCGGGTAAGCTGGTGAAGGTTTCTGATTCTGAGGTGGCACTTGATGTCAATAACTCTGAAATGGAGTTGCACTTCGGCTTTGACCCTTCAACGCTGAGCTTTAGCATCAAGGGCAATGATGTTATCCTGAAGGAGACGGCTGCAAGCGGTGTTACGCTTCGCAAGACGGCAATCTGGGACAAGGATTTCTATGCTGCTTTGGCAAAGTTGTTCAATCAGGCTACGCAGGCTCATTCAGCAGGCAAGCTGAGTGATGACGAATACAACAGCTTCGTCGGCTCAACGGTGCCGGCTATCTTTGACATCTTTGCATCAAGATACCTGTCTATGTCTGCCCCTATGCTTGCTTCTAAGGAAGATGGTGTGGTCATGGGACTCTTTGCGGACAGTGGTACCAATGCCGACTTCATAGGCAAGCAGAAAGGCTTGGGGGAATTGGGCTTCCCTATCAATAACTTCAACGCAAACATGTTAGGCGTTTACGAGTACACCCGGGTCGGACAGAAGGATAAGTTCAAGAAGCCATTGCTCCTCCTTCAGGTTCCGTTGCTCTATCACATGCTGCCGCAAGGCTCTAATGCCAAGCCGGCTGACCTCCTTCGGGAAAGAGCAAAGGTAAGTCTGCCAATGCTCAAGGCGATGGCAAAGGTTTAG
- a CDS encoding DUF4302 domain-containing protein produces MKAKKLFIYLLLALPALVLQSCLTDQDDVFDSSYSDRMEKFLQQAQDTLVKAQHGWAFDYYPESNQSYGGVAYTIRFTRDNAIVRYENKPDDGEVKSLYKMKEDSGPVLSFDTYNTFLHTYATPKQGEFRGKEGDFEFVIDSIGSDCIKVHGKRSLNHMYLRKLSADAAEYMEKVTELSSIFIFSEVKLNIGGKPYTLVITDADSRQLAIYDGTTRVVASAYAFTDKGIRLYQPVTLNGVRVHDLTFDTATAKLSANGVETTESYVDVNTVAKVLGNISVSNGEKTVTKVIPYLDKLNISCDASWVHLSKEGNKLTITVDANAMATQARGAKIKISNGADEAQVQVLQFDLPALLGNYQLTMTSLVRDGGQMKFVQNTRTAKIRYVGSGNNRKYFLDVESPYGANYLFQLTYVASAHAFLMQSGQKVMTLRSSSATYYIGNAFNIDASRGTGAGNGAYNLITFNIADNGDISASLCGPLFLISNGQPQYTGLTTERIVLWAYTGEPFSQDNMAGYWDRWLNPVLTKKASGSSPAKPAESLDEHLDGGNGGAALVMPQYMPNRVARLDVDWNTFLPAWNKKQVELNK; encoded by the coding sequence ATGAAAGCAAAAAAACTATTTATATATCTTCTGCTTGCCTTGCCGGCACTTGTCCTCCAGTCATGTCTGACAGATCAGGATGATGTCTTCGACTCGTCTTACTCTGACCGTATGGAGAAGTTCCTGCAGCAGGCACAGGACACGCTGGTGAAGGCACAGCATGGCTGGGCTTTCGACTATTATCCTGAGAGCAACCAGTCTTACGGTGGTGTGGCTTATACCATCAGGTTCACCCGTGACAATGCCATCGTGCGTTATGAGAACAAGCCTGACGACGGAGAGGTGAAGTCGCTCTACAAGATGAAGGAGGACAGCGGACCGGTTCTGTCGTTCGATACCTACAATACGTTCCTCCACACCTATGCAACCCCTAAGCAGGGCGAGTTCCGTGGCAAGGAAGGTGACTTCGAGTTTGTTATCGACAGCATCGGTTCTGACTGCATCAAGGTGCACGGCAAGCGTTCGCTGAACCACATGTATCTCCGCAAACTCTCTGCTGATGCTGCTGAATACATGGAGAAGGTGACCGAACTTTCCAGCATCTTCATCTTCTCGGAGGTGAAGCTGAACATCGGCGGAAAGCCGTACACGCTCGTCATCACCGATGCTGACTCACGCCAGCTGGCTATCTATGACGGCACAACACGTGTCGTGGCTTCGGCTTATGCCTTTACCGACAAGGGCATCCGCCTCTACCAGCCGGTTACATTGAACGGTGTACGGGTGCATGACCTGACGTTTGATACCGCAACTGCGAAGCTGTCTGCCAACGGTGTTGAGACAACAGAGTCGTATGTTGATGTCAATACCGTTGCCAAGGTTCTTGGTAACATCAGCGTTTCAAATGGTGAAAAGACCGTCACGAAGGTCATTCCTTATCTTGACAAGCTCAACATCAGCTGCGATGCTTCATGGGTTCACCTCAGCAAGGAAGGCAACAAGCTGACCATTACGGTGGATGCCAATGCAATGGCTACACAGGCACGTGGTGCAAAGATCAAGATTTCAAACGGTGCTGACGAGGCTCAGGTACAGGTGCTGCAGTTCGACCTGCCGGCTCTGTTGGGTAATTACCAGCTCACGATGACTTCTCTCGTACGCGATGGCGGACAGATGAAGTTTGTCCAGAACACACGTACTGCCAAGATCAGATACGTGGGCAGCGGAAACAACAGGAAGTACTTCCTCGATGTAGAGAGTCCATACGGTGCAAACTACCTCTTCCAGCTTACTTACGTGGCTTCGGCACATGCCTTCCTGATGCAGTCAGGACAGAAGGTGATGACTCTCAGAAGCTCAAGTGCAACCTACTATATCGGTAATGCCTTCAATATTGATGCAAGCCGTGGTACAGGAGCAGGCAATGGTGCCTACAACCTTATTACCTTCAACATCGCTGACAATGGCGACATCAGTGCGTCACTGTGCGGTCCGTTGTTCCTGATTTCCAACGGACAGCCTCAGTACACGGGTCTGACCACAGAGCGCATCGTCCTCTGGGCATACACAGGTGAGCCGTTCTCACAGGATAACATGGCAGGATATTGGGACAGATGGCTCAACCCTGTGCTGACGAAGAAGGCTTCAGGTTCATCACCGGCAAAGCCTGCAGAGTCGCTTGACGAGCATCTGGACGGTGGAAACGGCGGTGCGGCACTCGTGATGCCACAGTATATGCCTAACCGTGTTGCCCGCCTTGATGTGGACTGGAACACTTTTCTTCCAGCATGGAATAAGAAACAAGTAGAATTAAATAAGTGA
- a CDS encoding putative transporter, whose protein sequence is MTWLTDIFSPDKQDTVVHIVALYSCVIALGVYLGKIKIGGISLGVTFILFVGIVAGHIGFTGPLPILNFLQDFGLILFVFMIGLQVGPGFFESFGKGGLKLNILSTVAILLNILVMFACYFIFFDTKDSSSLPMMIGTLYGAVTNTPGLGAANEALYSVFKNGMNFDIASGYACAYPLGVLGIIGATIAVRYICKVNLKEENDKLQEEEAENPQAKPHSMYLRVENTYIAGRKLKEISEFLNRDIVCTRLMHNGELTLPTVETVFEMGDEILIVSAESDAKAIQAFIGPEIEVDWHEEDQPQRMISRRIIITNSAINGKTLGKMHFRSVYGVNVTRISRQGMDLFAGRNHCFIVGDRIMVVGPEENVNRVAQLMGNSEKRLYTPNIATIFIGIIVGVIFGSLPISIPEMPVAMKLGLAGGPLIIAILLGRFGHRMGLVTYTTTSANMMLREIGLALFLASVGIKAGASFWQTVIQGDGLKYVYTGFIITIIPILIVGTIARLKYKFNYFTIMGMLAGTYTDPPALAYANSICAGEAPAIGYSTVYPLSMFLRIFTAQVLVLFFCHM, encoded by the coding sequence ATGACTTGGTTAACTGATATTTTTTCTCCGGACAAACAGGATACTGTAGTTCACATTGTGGCATTGTATTCCTGTGTTATTGCCTTGGGTGTCTATCTTGGCAAGATTAAGATTGGAGGTATCTCGCTTGGCGTTACCTTTATTTTGTTTGTGGGCATCGTTGCCGGGCACATTGGTTTTACGGGACCACTGCCTATCCTTAACTTCCTGCAAGACTTCGGTTTGATTCTGTTTGTCTTCATGATTGGTCTACAGGTGGGGCCGGGCTTCTTCGAGAGCTTCGGTAAAGGCGGTCTTAAACTTAACATCCTCTCGACTGTAGCGATACTGCTTAACATCCTTGTGATGTTTGCCTGCTACTTTATCTTCTTCGATACCAAGGATAGCAGCAGCCTGCCTATGATGATAGGTACGCTCTACGGTGCCGTAACGAATACGCCGGGTCTCGGTGCTGCCAATGAGGCACTGTACAGTGTCTTCAAGAATGGCATGAACTTCGACATTGCTTCGGGTTATGCCTGTGCCTATCCGTTGGGTGTACTTGGTATTATCGGTGCGACAATTGCCGTGCGTTATATCTGCAAGGTGAACCTCAAGGAAGAGAACGATAAGCTGCAGGAGGAAGAGGCTGAGAATCCACAGGCGAAGCCCCATTCGATGTATCTTAGGGTGGAGAACACCTACATCGCAGGGCGGAAGCTGAAAGAGATTTCGGAGTTCCTCAACCGTGACATTGTCTGCACGCGTCTCATGCACAACGGTGAGCTGACCCTTCCGACGGTTGAAACCGTCTTTGAGATGGGTGACGAGATACTCATCGTCAGTGCCGAGAGTGACGCAAAGGCTATTCAGGCATTCATCGGTCCGGAAATCGAGGTTGACTGGCACGAAGAAGACCAGCCGCAGCGTATGATCAGCCGTCGTATTATCATCACGAACAGCGCAATCAACGGTAAGACACTGGGCAAGATGCACTTCCGTTCAGTCTATGGCGTGAACGTGACACGCATCAGCCGTCAGGGTATGGACCTCTTTGCCGGTCGCAACCACTGCTTCATTGTGGGCGACCGTATCATGGTTGTCGGTCCGGAGGAGAATGTGAACCGTGTTGCCCAGCTGATGGGTAACTCCGAGAAACGTCTCTACACGCCGAACATCGCAACCATCTTCATCGGCATCATCGTCGGTGTCATCTTCGGAAGTCTGCCTATCTCTATCCCCGAGATGCCTGTAGCAATGAAGCTCGGTCTGGCTGGTGGTCCGCTGATTATCGCCATTCTGTTAGGTCGTTTCGGTCATCGTATGGGACTTGTGACCTACACCACAACGTCAGCCAACATGATGCTGCGTGAGATTGGTCTGGCACTCTTCCTTGCGTCCGTAGGTATAAAGGCTGGAGCGAGCTTCTGGCAGACAGTTATTCAGGGCGACGGATTGAAGTATGTCTACACAGGTTTCATCATTACCATTATCCCGATTCTCATCGTTGGAACCATCGCCCGTCTGAAGTATAAGTTCAATTACTTCACCATCATGGGTATGCTTGCCGGAACCTATACCGACCCTCCAGCACTGGCTTACGCCAATTCAATCTGTGCAGGTGAGGCTCCAGCCATCGGTTACTCAACGGTTTATCCGCTCAGCATGTTCCTCAGAATCTTCACGGCACAGGTGCTCGTGCTGTTCTTCTGTCACATGTAG
- a CDS encoding SMI1/KNR4 family protein, which yields MRKDFILDYWKPFHHLLPKTIKIFEQYLADAFLILHDDQVKMAYLFLIDNEHIIYVGNPPKTDNLPTILPGRLLDFYTHIHDGWLEGISGGLGLLPTENIRFLAESEWGLPDEMLQLVDLSRTYYVFHNGGGGFLCINIEEAEKPKSLVWWTTEQPKLDVDFWSFLDAWIEIGFLY from the coding sequence TTGCGGAAGGATTTTATACTGGACTACTGGAAACCCTTTCATCACCTTCTCCCCAAGACCATTAAGATATTTGAGCAATATCTTGCTGATGCGTTTCTAATCCTACACGACGATCAGGTAAAGATGGCTTACTTGTTCCTGATAGATAACGAGCATATCATATACGTGGGCAATCCTCCTAAAACAGATAATCTGCCCACTATCCTTCCCGGACGACTGCTTGACTTCTACACACACATACATGACGGGTGGCTTGAAGGCATCAGCGGAGGATTAGGACTGCTGCCGACAGAGAACATCCGGTTTCTTGCTGAATCAGAATGGGGACTCCCTGACGAAATGTTACAGTTGGTTGATTTGTCAAGAACCTACTATGTTTTTCATAATGGCGGGGGTGGTTTTCTTTGTATTAACATTGAAGAGGCTGAAAAGCCCAAGTCACTTGTCTGGTGGACAACCGAGCAACCGAAGCTGGACGTTGACTTCTGGAGTTTCTTAGATGCCTGGATAGAAATAGGTTTTCTGTATTAA
- a CDS encoding MaoC family dehydratase, which yields MAKLTVNNYDELAARLGEKLGESEWILVDQERINLFADATLDHQWIHVEPERAAVESPYKSTIAHGYLTLSLLPHMWQEIIEVNNLKMMVNYGMDKMRFGRPVLTGSRIRLVASLDSIENLRGICKAGIKFQIEIEGERKPALEGIATFLYYFE from the coding sequence ATGGCAAAATTAACAGTAAACAATTACGATGAGCTTGCTGCCCGTCTGGGCGAAAAGCTCGGCGAGAGCGAATGGATTCTCGTTGACCAGGAAAGAATAAACCTCTTTGCTGACGCAACCCTCGACCATCAGTGGATTCATGTTGAGCCGGAGCGTGCTGCAGTGGAAAGCCCTTACAAGAGCACAATCGCCCACGGTTATCTGACGCTCTCGCTGCTTCCGCACATGTGGCAGGAAATCATTGAGGTGAATAATCTCAAGATGATGGTCAACTACGGTATGGACAAGATGCGCTTCGGTCGTCCGGTTCTCACCGGTTCACGTATCCGTCTTGTTGCATCGCTCGACAGCATCGAGAACCTCCGTGGTATCTGCAAGGCTGGCATCAAGTTCCAGATTGAGATTGAGGGTGAGCGCAAGCCGGCACTTGAGGGCATCGCTACCTTCCTTTATTACTTTGAGTAA